The DNA window TCAtcctcatttttttttctaatgagAAATGGGAAAAACAATTATTGACATGTTTGGGTTGCTCAACTTATTGTTAAACTTATTGTTAAAGAAATAGCGCAAACGTAATGCATACTGCATCGCTCGTTTTTTCAGCTTCATAGATACGCAAATGGGACTAATATGCGGTCATGGACAGTGTAGTCGGCAATACTCCTTTCATTTGTGTTGCTGATAACTATCAAACGGCATCGCATTTAGCATTAGGAcctttcataaattacgtaactaAATAGTACGTAAATCAAGGTCGTAATAACATATATGACAAGGAGTCATCtctaggtttttttttaatttttaccttTCATAATCTCTACCACAAGTAATGTAAATGGAACTTGACAATGTAGTATGAAACATAACTCAATAATCAACTGTATTTCTAAAGCAAATTTCGATTGAGTTGCAAAAACAACAGTAGGAACAGCAGGCTGTGCTTCATAAAGTCTCTCTAATTCTATTGGAATGCGAAATTCTTAAAATTTCAAACGGACTGAGGACTGCCTATGCTTAACTCTCCGTAGTTGCATCAATTTCTACATTTAGGCGATAGTCTGAATTGGTTGCCTACTCATTTAAGTATAATGCTCATTCAGCCATAAATTTCCACAAAAACGACTCAGTAAAAATAGGTATTGTTTGCACGATGAAGCTATTTTTCACCCGACTTTTACATTTAAGAACCACAATCCTAAAGTTCGCTCTGCATGGACGACGCCTGTGTTCCAATATTATAAAACGAAGTTTGGTCTGCCCTAGCAaccattattttttggttgctCAATCGTTCGTTGTGATACAAAGAGCTTCCTTaccaaatttaaatttattgtacAATTTAAATACTCTCACTCACGCAACAtaatgaattttattaataggaGGAAAGTAACAACATGAGAAATCGGCGACATCAAAAACGTAAAAACTAATTGCATAATTTTGAGCGAAACCAAAAGTAATTGACCTCCATTGGTGCCACTATGCCTTATTGTAGCGCGTAAATTTACACAAAACATCTAGTTCAACTAACAACAGTCGAACTTCTTAATGGTAGATCTTTCTAATCGCAGCGAGATCGGCTTGCTGCAGCCCAACTGCGGGGCCGTAAGATTCGAGAGGAACCGCTGACAGTTGTCCGAGCAGTAGCTGTTGCTTTATTAGTGCCACGATCACTACCACCGTTGGTACCGGGTCGTCCAACGACAGTAATCGAAGTAGACGAGAAGCACACTTTATCAGACCTTCCGACAGCTAGAGGTTTCGGACAAGATGACAGTGAAACCGGTGCCATCTTGGTAGATCTCACCCCAGTTACTACCGCAGCGGATGAGGGAACTGACTAGGTTAACATTTCGGCCGAAGCTAACGGAGCTCCAACCAACGCGATGGGGAAATTTTTGATATGTGTCTGCCACTGGGATGAGAGTTGGAAGAATTTGACTCCAGTCCACTCGGTACCATCGATGTACACTAAGAAAAGAGTAAAACCGTAAAAATTTACGAATGTTATTCTTTAGTATGATTTTACCGCGCATAGGAACTGGATGCGACTGTCTTGGCGAGCAGATCAACCGAGCTACGCCTTCAACGCATTGCTCTTTTTCTGCGTCTCGGTCTTTCTCCTTCTTTTTGCCTAATCGCATTACTAAAACACATATTGTTAATTGATATGTTATGGAAGCTTAACTAaattattttaccacttttcTGCTTTTTTTCCTTGGTGGCATAACTAAGAGTAAGACCGTTTGAATACTCGCCATTATTAGGAGCCAAAGGTAATCTCCAAACCTGAAGTCAAAGCATTATAAATCAAATGTTAATATACTGtgaattatattaaaaacaTACCTGTAAGTGCCGGAAGGTGCTCTTAATACTGTTCTTGCCGGTCGGATCCTGACCCTTGCTTTGCGATTTATCTTTCCCATCTAAAATTGGCCGCGCCAATGGCCAATAATCAATCTGCAATTCTAATGATTCCTGGGTACCACTATTGGATTGATGCGCCACCAGAGCAACCGGTGTAAGAGGAGCTGGTGGTGAAGCTCGCCCACTTTGCGGTGGCGAGCTGGATAGTATTCGATCGGAGCTTTGCTGAGAATTAAGTGTCATTGTTTCATCCAAATCCAGTGACAGTTGTGGCCCCTCCAGGCATCCTATCCTAACATCCTGTAGTGGAACAAACGATAGTTATGTTTTATGATAGTGAAAAACTAAAAACTTCCGGATGTGTAATTTAAAAcacaaataaatttattaactgTTCTGGTTGACCTGTTGAAATTACGATATCTACAAAAACTCTGGAATTACCTTTGGTAGACACTCGACAGAATATTTTCCGAAATCCTTGCGGGATTGTAACCAACATCACAAAACTCGAAAAGTACTGTGTGTTTCACATTCATACGTTCACCCTATTTTgcagaatattttttatattcgaGCTGCAACGAATTTTCTAAATTTGTTATGACGCTTAATTAACGACATTCATCTAAATTTGAAAACTTTAATGAGTTTTGTTCACCTATTATTGCAGTTTTAGAGAAAAATGATGTTCCAAATGTAAGCTGTACGCACACAAGGCGACAGGATACACGTCCCAGGAATATTTACTATGTattttgttctacctattccaacACGGAAATAGCAACAGCATTGGAATAGATAGAACAAAATctgttgcgatttttttttgtaacgtGTGTCCTGTTGCCTCGTGTGCGTACGTTCATGAACcttccctgtcaaaaaaatgcggacgaacatggtcaggcgatttaaaaagcttgacgtttgactcaactcgcctgtgcaaattgcccctcggaacaaatgcaatttgcgaatgcgatttaaaggcaatttcaatacttagacaaattttctggcggctgaaatggacttggttgtttttcgcgtttttcaaacaagcttaaaattgttttttgaacaattggtgtaTTTTCACATttactttgtttgtctagtgcacttcatttagccaacgaatgtggaaaattgtggaatcgtgtgtatgtatagtagaacaagatctctgacctaaaccttaatgaacgtcagattgtgataagttttgaagtgcaataccaatttcaccattgattcttcctataatttggtggtgattacctagtatactggtaagtatatgtgattagataatgaatccgaaaataagcattatttttaattttaatattaggcaattaaaggcgattaaaaatgacggcggcaaatcgccgaaatgttgcatttgaaatagcccccaaattgccagcaatttgatggcaaattgaagggcaattagtgCATCCGAATTGGCAAATAgtcccccgttagccagcaacttgccctttttgactgggttccggcagtcgcgctagtgcactgaatgCACGCTGCtcttaaaatctaaaatcttaAACACTTTAAACTACTCAATCAAATTCTCGTCATTTTAGAATATAAGTTTCTTTCGCTTCGGCGTTAATCATGATGCTATTTGAATCCGTACACCCTTTAGGACAAAATCAGTGCAataaatctgaaaaatcttagTGTTTAAAAGCCGAAGTgaatgaaacttgtattcaaaAATGGTAGGAATGTCGTGTTGGTTATTACTTGATAATTACATGAATAAAGCAATGTTTGGGAAAAAAGCGTATTGTTTCTTAGTGATTCGGGACACCACTTTTACTAAAACAATTACAACAGACGAACTAAACGCATCAGGGTTCCAAAATTTGGAGAAATCTCGGTAATTGAACTTGAAAACATACTCAAATAAATTGGTCTAGTTTCTTGGATAAAAAACATCCTTAAAAatagggtgaacgtataaatgtgggacacattGTAGTATACCGACTGTTCATTTTCTGAAGATAAAGATAAAAGTTCACGCGGATCCTAGGTCTCGGCAAAGCGGCCAAGACGCATCAAACTAGCTTTGCTCCATGGCACCACATGTCACTGTTACTAGTATAATTAAGCTCTTGGCACTATAAACCTTACTAGACGTAAAAGACCCGCGAAAAATCACGAAGTTTTCTGACAACACAATCTATTTCATGTTGATGTCTTGTTATAAACGGGTAACAAAGAACATGATAAATTCTTGTCGAACAAAGCCACAAAATTTAAAGGAAGGCTTGTGTATTAGCGTCGTATGCTGGAAATCATACAACAAAAGAATTTCTAAATTGTCAGAAAATATTTACATAACTTAGGAATTGTATCAACAATACAATACTTAATTACGGTTACATACTAATCTCAATTCaaacattaaaataaaataaagggtATCATTCGACTTACACTTATAAATGGCACAAATATCTGACAAGAATCCTCATCCCGATAGTTAACCATCGCTTCGGCGATAGGAACTTGTGTGCAAGGTCCAGCCGAGTGCAGATATCGTTGTATCCGGCTGATAATCTCCGCCGATTCGTTTTTCGATTGTGCGCTTTCCAGGTTTGCCGCCCGTTCACAGTTCTGCTGCCAATTTTCAGTTCCAAACATATTGGAGTAACTCGAATCGATCACACTAAGATATCTCGCAACACCGCATAGTCCTATAAAAAAAacgtgagattttttttaaactaacACTACCAGTCCAATCAAACCACCAACCTAATGGGACAATATAGAACCTGATATGATTGACCCAATCCGGAGGACGGATTCCCAATAACTCGACATAATGACGTAAAACGGCGCCTTGTAACCAGTCCCCACCAACTAGAAGCACCTTGACAGTGTTTGGTGGCTTAGCAGTTGAGTTACAACTGAAACAAATGAAATAGTATCAATTATCTACTTTTTCAAGTACTACCCGCATTAAAgtttttactatttttgaattttattcatcAGCGCCTGCGTAATAGCTTTGACCTCGGCTGTGTTATTTGGAGAAAATGTTGGCCGAAAAGTAGATGATATGAGCGACACAAGCCGAGGAGTGCAAGAGGGACTACTGCTAGTTTCCGGTGGGCCTACGATCGTGACCACGTCTGGCAGTTGGGATTCTTCAGTTGTAAATGTTCGTGATAGCTGCTCCAGTAGTGATTTGCGTGGTTCAACATTTGTTGGTGATAAACAGGTTTCAAGTGGAGATGCTTTGGGTTGATCAGCAGTGGTAGGAAAAGTAAGAGATTGTTTCTGCTTCTTGGCACTATTGGGAGTGCTACTGCTGGTACGGAATAGACGATTCTTCTTCTCCACTGCCGCCGTTTCCTTCTCTTTCGGTGGACTCCCCGCATTTTGCGGATCCGATGAAAGAGCTTCAGGGTCCGTGTTTCCCGCACCTCCTTCGTTGCCGGAACTATCATTCTTCCAATCGCCTGATCGATCTACGAAAGGAACGACAAAGATTCATGTTTATAAGCCAATAAAACAATTGTCTGAAATATGGAAAAGATTGTGGTGATAACGATAGCTGCGCAATTCAAGGAAGCTGATTAACTAACGATTGAACCAAGAATGAAACAACACAAGAAAAATTAGGTTGATGAAAAGCACACCCAGAATACAATGAGAATAGCAGATAATGACAGAATATGGTTGAAATATGAAGCTACAAACCTTGATTGTTACTCATACTGTTATTGTAATTGCTAGTATGAttgttattactgatattgttGTTGATCGTACTATTAATTATGTTATTGGCAATTGTTACGGAATTGCTTTTCTTTTCGGCGAGTGAGTCACGCTTCTCtaaaattgttttcttttctggcataaaatctgtaaaaacgaaagaaaatgaaaagagaaaACAAACAGAACAAGCCATGCACATTATTTCTTTTATATGACGAGTACAAACATAATGAACAGTTTATTagtatgaaatattattatgacACATAAACTCAGTAAAAATTGTTGGTTTGGCAAACAATTTGCATATGTGGCAAATTTTACAAGCCGTTGATTCTAACTGGATAATAGAACAAGGATCGTAACGTAATCAGTACCTGAAATAGTTATTTTGCCTATTGGTCCTGAGCATGATACTATCATACTATCGTCGAAATATTAAAGAAGTATAAGTCCTTCTAAAGCAAAATACTAGCATACGACAAATTGGGTATGGAGACACTTTTAAAAATATGGTAATGATGACGATAATAGTACCAAATATTAAAGGAACTTTCACTCAGACAGATTTCCTTTTGACGCATGCTAGAAACTTCGTATATGAGGACTTTGGGCACAAGTAATACTATATTCTAAGCTAAGTTTTTATCTCTCCTTAAATGTACCTAATCTAAGTAACCTGTTGGTGTATATaagaataaacaaaataaactgAATGGTGTCAAATATTGTATCGTCTGCAGAATCCATCTGCGAGTATGTTACGGTTGATTCCTCCAAGCACTCTAACGGAACGATGAATCAGAATCTAGTGGTTACAACATGCGCCCGGATATTGAACGACCGAGTGCTTACGAATCTTAAGCTTAATCAGCAGGAGTTCATGTTACCTGCATTCAACAGGAACAGCAGGGTGAGTGTCATGGGCAACGGCTTTTTCAATTCCCTTTTGCACCGGTTCAAAACAAATATTGAACAAGCGTGCATTGCTGCGATCAAAGCTTagaaaattgacatccctgtgTGAGCTTGAAAgggaaacgaaattcaattgaAGGGCTCAGTGGAAGAACGGCCCAACTGCAAAAAACTTGTTCTGAGATAT is part of the Topomyia yanbarensis strain Yona2022 chromosome 1, ASM3024719v1, whole genome shotgun sequence genome and encodes:
- the LOC131677856 gene encoding phosphofurin acidic cluster sorting protein 2 isoform X2, with protein sequence MTDKVTKFERMASAKPVPMKLFAAWEVDRTPSNCIPRLCSLTITRLSLLTPLPPDLTSLSLAVKMQSSKRTLRSHEIPVPQSLSVGFGSTLSGGNLASGGPGVIGQSGQLNSPPLLETELDLHFSLQYPHFIKRDGNRLLILLQRRKKYKTRTILGYKTLAEGVIRMDAVLQKSMDMTVELNGSSKAGRQGLTIATLRATQVTSIPVDQDNKNNNSLLVTDRVNEYSDEDEEQEFSSGDDNDDGLSGYAAKRNYAAKRDPYKKFDRGDNDEGGDEGNLLPSNQVDSDSDFDNLGKDKGSRAKMSRQRNFKQRIISLLKRFKVPDELEGDAQERGPSLRGKRDLDALFQELESLSCGEGDDSGQDMDSLSIGSTPKPSLRPFFENTKPTLTHQQSAVQLSSLQKSTKDRSGDWKNDSSGNEGGAGNTDPEALSSDPQNAGSPPKEKETAAVEKKNRLFRTSSSTPNSAKKQKQSLTFPTTADQPKASPLETCLSPTNVEPRKSLLEQLSRTFTTEESQLPDVVTIVGPPETSSSPSCTPRLVSLISSTFRPTFSPNNTAEVKAITQALMNKIQKYCNSTAKPPNTVKVLLVGGDWLQGAVLRHYVELLGIRPPDWVNHIRFYIVPLGLCGVARYLSVIDSSYSNMFGTENWQQNCERAANLESAQSKNESAEIISRIQRYLHSAGPCTQVPIAEAMVNYRDEDSCQIFVPFISDVRIGCLEGPQLSLDLDETMTLNSQQSSDRILSSSPPQSGRASPPAPLTPVALVAHQSNSGTQESLELQIDYWPLARPILDGKDKSQSKGQDPTGKNSIKSTFRHLQVWRLPLAPNNGEYSNGLTLSYATKEKKQKSVMRLGKKKEKDRDAEKEQCVEGVARLICSPRQSHPVPMRVYIDGTEWTGVKFFQLSSQWQTHIKNFPIALVGAPLASAEMLT
- the LOC131677856 gene encoding phosphofurin acidic cluster sorting protein 2 isoform X1, with the translated sequence MTDKVTKFERMASAKPVPMKLFAAWEVDRTPSNCIPRLCSLTITRLSLLTPLPPDLTSLSLAVKMQSSKRTLRSHEIPVPQSLSVGFGSTLSGGNLASGGPGVIGQSGQLNSPPLLETELDLHFSLQYPHFIKRDGNRLLILLQRRKKYKTRTILGYKTLAEGVIRMDAVLQKSMDMTVELNGSSKAGRQGLTIATLRATQVTSIPVDQDNKNNNSLLVTDRVNEYSDEDEEQEFSSGDDNDDGLSGYAAKRNYAAKRDPYKKFDRGDNDEGGDEGNLLPSNQVDSDSDFDNLGKDKGSRAKMSRQRNFKQRIISLLKRFKVPDELEGDAQERGPSLRGKRDLDALFQELESLSCGEGDDSGQDMDSLSIGSTPKPSLRPFFENTKPTLTHQQSAVQLSSLQKSTKDFMPEKKTILEKRDSLAEKKSNSVTIANNIINSTINNNISNNNHTSNYNNSMSNNQDRSGDWKNDSSGNEGGAGNTDPEALSSDPQNAGSPPKEKETAAVEKKNRLFRTSSSTPNSAKKQKQSLTFPTTADQPKASPLETCLSPTNVEPRKSLLEQLSRTFTTEESQLPDVVTIVGPPETSSSPSCTPRLVSLISSTFRPTFSPNNTAEVKAITQALMNKIQKYCNSTAKPPNTVKVLLVGGDWLQGAVLRHYVELLGIRPPDWVNHIRFYIVPLGLCGVARYLSVIDSSYSNMFGTENWQQNCERAANLESAQSKNESAEIISRIQRYLHSAGPCTQVPIAEAMVNYRDEDSCQIFVPFISDVRIGCLEGPQLSLDLDETMTLNSQQSSDRILSSSPPQSGRASPPAPLTPVALVAHQSNSGTQESLELQIDYWPLARPILDGKDKSQSKGQDPTGKNSIKSTFRHLQVWRLPLAPNNGEYSNGLTLSYATKEKKQKSVMRLGKKKEKDRDAEKEQCVEGVARLICSPRQSHPVPMRVYIDGTEWTGVKFFQLSSQWQTHIKNFPIALVGAPLASAEMLT